From a single Fusobacterium ulcerans ATCC 49185 genomic region:
- a CDS encoding amidohydrolase → MEKLFLKNAVIYTMDDEKPQAENIYIENGKIKKIDINVNEVPEGTKIIDMEGKCLLPGFHDSHMHMLNTGINLIEAVDLKNAGSIDDIIKFTKEHIEKNNIPAGSWVLGFNWNHEKLKEKRMPDRNDLDKISTEHYIFLKRICIHIASVNSKVLELCLNDEKIQLENKNIGKDKDSKPNGLIYEEKINEFWGKRFSYTIEELENIIDKTLKLIIVKGLTTIQTDDMNFFSRDIDRLNILQAFQNLYNKGKLSIRIFEQLQISEFSTLQLLMKKREELKENEYFTIKTVKVLLDGSLGGWTAALNHTYADAPDKIGILNFSDEELYKICDYCYSQKIQIACHAIGDRAIDQILNIIEKIKEKYNNINLRPRIVHCQLPSYGQIKKIKELEIIVDIQPMFTVSDYELAEKRIDKKYRDNIYAWKVLLKNGISLSGSSDSPVEDFAPLHGIRAAVERTTADGKPFGGWRPFEKLTLKEALELYTTGSAYSIGMENIMGKIKEEYYADIVVLNEDIYRAKNIDRINIEKVLVNGK, encoded by the coding sequence ATGGAAAAATTATTCCTGAAAAATGCAGTAATTTATACAATGGATGATGAAAAACCACAAGCTGAAAATATCTATATAGAAAATGGAAAAATAAAAAAAATAGATATAAATGTTAATGAAGTACCAGAAGGAACAAAAATTATTGATATGGAGGGAAAATGTCTATTGCCTGGGTTTCATGATAGTCATATGCATATGTTGAATACAGGAATAAATCTTATAGAGGCGGTAGATCTTAAAAATGCAGGATCAATTGATGATATAATAAAGTTCACAAAAGAACATATTGAAAAAAATAATATCCCTGCTGGAAGTTGGGTATTAGGATTTAATTGGAATCATGAGAAGTTGAAAGAGAAAAGAATGCCAGATCGAAATGATTTGGATAAAATATCTACAGAACATTATATTTTTTTGAAAAGGATCTGTATTCATATAGCTAGTGTTAATAGTAAAGTCTTGGAGCTTTGTCTAAATGATGAAAAAATACAGTTGGAAAATAAAAATATAGGGAAAGATAAAGATAGTAAACCTAATGGGCTAATATATGAAGAGAAAATTAATGAATTTTGGGGAAAGAGATTTTCCTATACTATTGAAGAACTTGAAAATATAATAGATAAAACTTTGAAGTTGATAATAGTAAAAGGGCTTACAACAATACAGACAGATGATATGAATTTTTTTTCAAGAGATATAGACAGATTAAATATATTACAGGCTTTTCAAAATCTTTATAACAAAGGAAAGCTTTCAATAAGAATATTTGAACAGTTACAAATAAGTGAGTTTTCAACTTTGCAACTTCTTATGAAAAAAAGAGAAGAACTTAAAGAAAATGAATATTTCACTATAAAAACTGTAAAGGTTTTATTAGATGGTTCACTTGGAGGATGGACAGCAGCTTTGAATCATACTTATGCTGATGCTCCTGATAAAATTGGGATATTAAACTTCAGTGATGAAGAACTTTATAAAATATGTGATTACTGTTATTCACAGAAAATACAAATAGCTTGCCATGCTATTGGCGACAGAGCAATAGATCAAATTTTAAATATTATAGAAAAGATAAAAGAAAAATATAATAATATAAATTTAAGACCAAGAATTGTACACTGCCAACTTCCCAGTTATGGACAAATAAAAAAAATAAAGGAATTAGAAATTATTGTAGATATTCAGCCAATGTTTACAGTATCAGATTACGAACTAGCAGAAAAAAGAATTGATAAAAAATATAGAGATAATATTTATGCATGGAAAGTATTATTAAAAAATGGGATCTCTTTATCTGGAAGCTCTGATAGTCCAGTGGAAGATTTTGCACCACTTCATGGAATAAGAGCAGCTGTTGAACGAACTACAGCAGATGGTAAACCTTTTGGAGGATGGAGACCCTTTGAAAAGCTTACTTTGAAAGAAGCATTGGAATTATATACCACAGGTTCTGCTTATTCAATAGGAATGGAAAATATAATGGGAAAAATAAAAGAAGAATATTATGCTGATATAGTTGTACTTAATGAGGATATATATAGAGCAAAAAATATAGATAGAATAAATATTGAAAAAGTATTAG
- the rpsI gene encoding 30S ribosomal protein S9 has protein sequence MIQYRGTGRRKTSVARVRLIPGGKGIEINGKSMAEYFGGRQILSRIVEQPLVLTETLDKFEVRVNVVGGGNSGQAGAIRHGVARALLLSDETLKAALREAGFLTRDSRMVERKKYGKKKARRSPQFSKR, from the coding sequence ATGATTCAATATAGAGGAACTGGTAGAAGAAAAACTTCTGTAGCAAGAGTAAGACTAATTCCTGGAGGAAAAGGAATTGAAATAAATGGAAAATCAATGGCTGAATATTTTGGAGGAAGACAAATTCTTTCTAGAATAGTAGAGCAACCATTGGTATTAACTGAAACTTTAGATAAATTTGAAGTAAGAGTTAATGTAGTTGGAGGAGGAAACTCTGGACAAGCTGGAGCTATTAGACATGGTGTAGCAAGAGCTTTACTACTTTCTGATGAAACTTTAAAAGCAGCTTTAAGAGAAGCTGGATTCCTAACTAGAGACTCAAGAATGGTAGAAAGAAAGAAATACGGAAAGAAAAAAGCAAGAAGAAGTCCTCAATTCTCAAAAAGATAA
- the rplM gene encoding 50S ribosomal protein L13 produces MKKYTFMQRKEDVVREWHHYDAEGQILGRLAVEVAKKLMGKEKLTFTPHIDGGDFVVVTNVAKIMVTGNKLTDKTYYNHSGFPGGLRERKLGEILDKKPEELLMLAVKRMLPKNKLGREQLTRLRVFAGAEHAHTAQKPVKVEF; encoded by the coding sequence GTGAAAAAGTATACTTTTATGCAAAGAAAAGAAGATGTTGTTAGAGAATGGCATCATTACGACGCAGAAGGACAAATATTAGGTAGATTAGCAGTTGAAGTTGCTAAAAAATTAATGGGTAAAGAAAAATTAACTTTCACTCCACATATTGATGGAGGAGATTTTGTAGTGGTTACTAATGTAGCTAAAATAATGGTTACTGGAAATAAGTTAACTGATAAGACATATTACAATCACTCTGGATTCCCAGGTGGATTAAGAGAAAGAAAACTAGGAGAAATCTTAGATAAAAAACCAGAAGAACTATTAATGCTAGCTGTTAAAAGAATGCTTCCAAAAAATAAATTAGGAAGAGAACAACTAACAAGATTAAGAGTGTTTGCAGGTGCAGAACATGCACATACAGCACAAAAACCAGTAAAGGTAGAATTTTAA
- a CDS encoding flavocytochrome c, with protein MGKIRSILLVTFMMFLSAFSFSYEPGSYKGEAVGYGGKIEVEVTVSKERIENIKVLPNKETPFISSLAIERIPAMVLEKQSLGIDTVAGATVSSRGVLTAITNAVKEAGGDVRELRKRVPAPEIKKGNKEYIADVVVIGGGGAGLAAATSAKQNGASVILIEKMPRLGGNTVLAGGAYNAVDPKRQVPQGIEDSIELHYQHTYEGGDKKGNPKLIRILVENAYPALEWLESLGMTFKDEVFTVLGALYPRSHKPTTPVGTGMILAHKDFAEKNGIMIFYETEAKDFIVKDGKVAGVKAEDAKNKIVFNAKKAVILATGGFAGDVEYRQKFNSNLTENILTTNHPGGDGAGIKMAEKIGAKLIGMEDIQLLPMGDPVTGSLSGNIETTVEDRIFVNKDGRRFVAEDERRDVMTNALFKQKDAYMWVIVDSKVYPTLETKNNFNEPIGDLIKAGRAVKADTLDELAEKIGVPADTLKKTIADYNKSVDAKKDPFGRKLFGIKFDKAPYYAGPRIPTVHHTMGGVEINEKAQVINTKGNPIPGLYAAGEVTGGIHGTNRLGGNALTDITVFGRIAGENAAKEK; from the coding sequence ATGGGAAAGATAAGAAGTATTTTATTAGTTACATTTATGATGTTTCTTTCTGCCTTTTCATTTTCTTATGAGCCAGGAAGCTATAAAGGTGAAGCTGTTGGTTATGGAGGAAAAATAGAGGTAGAAGTAACTGTATCAAAAGAAAGGATAGAAAATATAAAAGTTCTTCCTAATAAAGAAACACCATTTATATCAAGTTTAGCAATTGAAAGAATACCAGCAATGGTACTTGAAAAACAAAGTCTTGGTATAGATACAGTAGCAGGAGCAACAGTGAGCAGCAGAGGGGTTCTCACTGCAATAACTAATGCAGTTAAAGAAGCAGGAGGAGATGTAAGAGAGCTTAGAAAAAGAGTTCCAGCTCCAGAGATAAAAAAAGGAAATAAAGAATATATTGCAGATGTTGTAGTTATTGGAGGTGGAGGCGCAGGTCTTGCAGCTGCTACTTCAGCCAAACAAAATGGAGCAAGTGTTATTCTTATAGAAAAAATGCCTAGATTAGGAGGAAATACTGTATTAGCAGGGGGAGCATATAATGCTGTTGACCCTAAAAGACAGGTACCTCAAGGAATAGAAGATTCAATAGAACTTCATTATCAACATACATATGAAGGTGGAGATAAGAAAGGAAATCCAAAACTGATAAGAATACTTGTTGAAAATGCTTATCCAGCATTAGAGTGGTTAGAAAGTTTAGGAATGACTTTCAAAGATGAAGTATTTACAGTATTGGGTGCTCTTTATCCAAGAAGTCATAAGCCAACTACACCAGTAGGAACTGGAATGATTCTTGCACACAAAGATTTTGCTGAAAAAAATGGAATAATGATTTTCTATGAAACAGAAGCAAAAGATTTTATTGTGAAAGATGGAAAAGTAGCTGGAGTAAAAGCTGAAGATGCAAAAAATAAAATTGTATTCAATGCTAAAAAAGCTGTAATTCTTGCTACTGGTGGATTTGCAGGAGATGTTGAGTATAGACAGAAATTCAATTCTAATTTAACAGAAAATATTCTTACTACTAATCATCCAGGTGGAGATGGAGCAGGGATAAAAATGGCTGAAAAAATAGGAGCTAAATTGATAGGAATGGAAGATATTCAGCTTCTGCCTATGGGAGATCCTGTAACTGGAAGTTTAAGTGGAAATATTGAAACTACTGTTGAAGATAGAATATTTGTAAATAAAGATGGAAGACGTTTTGTGGCAGAAGATGAGAGAAGAGATGTTATGACAAATGCTCTTTTCAAGCAAAAAGATGCATATATGTGGGTAATAGTAGATTCAAAAGTTTATCCTACATTAGAAACTAAAAATAACTTTAATGAACCTATTGGAGATTTAATAAAAGCTGGAAGAGCTGTAAAAGCAGATACACTAGATGAACTTGCTGAAAAAATAGGAGTTCCTGCTGATACTCTTAAAAAGACTATTGCAGACTATAATAAAAGTGTAGATGCTAAAAAAGATCCATTTGGAAGAAAACTTTTTGGTATAAAATTTGATAAAGCACCTTACTATGCAGGACCACGTATTCCTACTGTACACCATACTATGGGTGGAGTAGAAATCAATGAGAAAGCTCAGGTAATAAATACTAAAGGGAATCCAATTCCTGGATTGTATGCAGCTGGAGAAGTTACTGGTGGAATTCATGGTACTAATAGACTTGGAGGAAATGCTTTAACAGATATAACTGTATTTGGTAGAATAGCTGGAGAAAATGCAGCTAAAGAAAAATAA
- a CDS encoding sensor histidine kinase, protein MILIIEGIFISLNSTILSNLYQQRVKQNLKQDNILIKRLAEDYRHDKYKDVFSESDLRFTLIDYNGNVVFDSKNVDREEHMDNHLKREEVQEAINGEEGFAIRKSKTFGYQLAYYTTSFTNDFGEKYIIRTSSDYSKEIRQIREFLLVQIMFFLALNFAIHFFYKNYIKRDFYNKIKKMKRFLEVGEKEKINYLKEEKWFFEFWDILKEWQGRNLKNIERLERERKTLSLVVSSVDIFIGLLNNEGKFVVKNNVLSYLVDSTREKYLECIKYIEIIDIIKKGVNEKTNVKEEIYVQGLKRYFIVTLKQLEFSNQVLITIKDITSTRKAVEVQKNFISNVSHELKTPLTNIKGYLIALEDAPDPMREKFLNVIKNNVEKLENIVLDFLNISKIENSNILNVTQVSIEKIKSNIQSTMEMLLKNKNASIKYQIEVSDENNYIRVDFDKITMILKNLIENGIIYNKSERPEIKVKITEEQERYNFSVSDNGIGIPADEQYKVFERFYRVDRARTSNLGGTGLGLAIVKSLIEKYGGKIAVISEEGKGTTFEFYISK, encoded by the coding sequence ATGATATTGATTATAGAAGGGATATTTATCAGCCTTAATTCAACTATTCTTTCAAATCTTTATCAACAAAGGGTAAAACAGAATTTGAAACAGGATAATATTTTAATCAAGAGGCTGGCAGAAGATTATAGACATGATAAATACAAAGATGTATTTTCAGAAAGCGATCTTAGATTTACATTGATAGATTATAATGGCAACGTTGTATTTGATTCTAAAAATGTAGATAGAGAAGAACATATGGATAATCATTTAAAGAGAGAAGAAGTACAGGAAGCTATCAATGGAGAAGAAGGATTTGCTATCAGAAAAAGCAAAACTTTTGGATATCAGCTTGCTTATTATACAACAAGTTTTACAAATGATTTTGGAGAAAAATATATAATAAGAACTTCTAGTGATTACTCAAAGGAAATCAGGCAGATAAGAGAATTTTTATTAGTTCAGATAATGTTTTTTCTTGCCCTGAATTTTGCTATTCATTTTTTCTATAAAAACTATATCAAAAGAGATTTCTATAATAAAATTAAAAAAATGAAAAGATTTCTTGAAGTTGGAGAAAAGGAGAAAATAAATTATCTTAAAGAGGAAAAATGGTTTTTTGAATTTTGGGATATTTTAAAAGAATGGCAGGGAAGAAATCTGAAAAATATTGAAAGGCTCGAGAGAGAAAGAAAAACACTTTCTTTAGTAGTATCATCAGTTGATATTTTTATCGGATTACTAAACAATGAAGGAAAGTTTGTTGTAAAAAATAATGTACTTAGTTATCTTGTAGATTCAACTAGAGAAAAGTATTTGGAATGTATTAAATACATAGAAATAATTGATATAATAAAAAAAGGTGTCAATGAAAAAACAAATGTAAAGGAAGAAATCTATGTACAGGGATTAAAAAGATATTTTATTGTTACATTGAAACAGCTGGAATTCAGCAATCAGGTGCTTATTACTATAAAAGATATCACAAGCACAAGAAAAGCGGTTGAAGTACAGAAGAATTTTATCAGTAATGTAAGTCATGAGTTGAAAACACCTCTCACTAATATAAAAGGGTATTTGATAGCTCTTGAAGATGCTCCTGATCCTATGAGAGAAAAGTTTTTAAATGTAATAAAAAATAATGTGGAAAAACTGGAAAATATAGTTCTGGATTTTTTGAATATATCAAAAATAGAAAATTCTAATATACTAAATGTAACACAAGTAAGTATTGAAAAAATAAAAAGTAATATTCAATCAACTATGGAAATGCTCCTTAAAAATAAAAATGCTTCAATTAAGTATCAAATAGAAGTATCAGATGAAAATAATTATATCAGGGTTGATTTTGATAAAATAACAATGATATTGAAAAATCTTATTGAAAATGGAATTATATATAATAAATCAGAAAGGCCTGAGATAAAAGTAAAAATAACAGAGGAACAGGAAAGATATAATTTTTCAGTTTCAGATAATGGAATAGGTATACCAGCTGATGAACAGTACAAAGTTTTTGAAAGATTTTATAGAGTGGATAGAGCAAGAACAAGTAATCTTGGTGGAACAGGATTAGGACTTGCAATTGTAAAAAGCCTTATAGAGAAATATGGTGGAAAGATAGCTGTTATTTCAGAGGAAGGAAAAGGAACAACATTTGAATTTTACATTTCCAAATAA
- a CDS encoding response regulator transcription factor, which translates to MRILVVEDDKEIQELITYFLTKEGYEVDRASDGLEGLKLLKENKNDLVILDLMLPNLDGKNFTKIVRDISSEYGEPVIIMLTAKTEIEDVLDGLEIGADDYMKKPFDPRELVLRIKKFLKITDREIKNEKYRFKDIEVDESRHMVTANGEEVELSKKEYDLLLLLIKNRDLVITRERILDKVWNSNYYTGDRTVDVYISKLRDKIPELSGCIKTVKGVGYKLEEKK; encoded by the coding sequence ATGAGAATTCTGGTTGTAGAAGACGACAAAGAGATACAGGAATTGATAACATATTTTTTAACAAAAGAAGGATATGAAGTAGATAGAGCCTCTGATGGATTAGAGGGATTAAAACTTTTAAAAGAAAATAAAAATGATTTAGTTATTCTGGATTTGATGCTGCCAAATTTAGATGGAAAGAACTTTACAAAGATAGTAAGAGATATATCTTCTGAATATGGAGAGCCAGTAATAATAATGCTCACTGCTAAAACAGAGATAGAAGATGTATTAGATGGACTGGAAATAGGAGCAGATGACTATATGAAAAAACCTTTTGATCCTAGAGAACTTGTTTTAAGAATAAAAAAATTTCTTAAAATAACAGACAGAGAGATTAAAAATGAGAAATATAGATTTAAGGATATAGAAGTTGATGAAAGCAGACATATGGTAACAGCCAATGGAGAAGAGGTAGAGCTTTCAAAAAAAGAGTATGATTTATTGCTTCTGCTTATTAAAAACAGGGATTTGGTTATTACAAGAGAGAGAATATTAGACAAGGTTTGGAATAGTAACTATTACACAGGAGACAGAACTGTAGATGTGTACATATCAAAGCTGAGGGATAAGATTCCTGAATTATCTGGATGTATAAAGACTGTGAAAGGAGTGGGATACAAATTAGAAGAAAAGAAATAA
- a CDS encoding PstS family phosphate ABC transporter substrate-binding protein, giving the protein MKKSFLKKGLIAALIVMGGIGLGQKVEARSSVVQVKGSDTILNASQAIAEKFMSENKGARIAVTGGGSGVGISALINKTTDIAMASRNIKAKEIEQAKAKGINVDEIVVGFDGITIIANKSNPIKDIDDKTLGKVFRGEITNWKELGGDDAEIVVLSRDSSSGTHEFFKEHIIREGNSKGTQEYGAKTLYMPSNEAIKQEIKANKYAIGYIGMGYMDSSVEAVTVDGIAATPENVLNKSYPIAREVFWYADNAREGVVKDLVDYAVSPKGQEIIKNEGFVPVK; this is encoded by the coding sequence ATGAAAAAAAGTTTTTTAAAAAAAGGATTAATAGCAGCTTTAATAGTTATGGGAGGTATAGGATTAGGACAAAAGGTTGAAGCAAGATCAAGCGTTGTACAAGTAAAAGGGTCTGATACTATATTAAATGCTTCTCAGGCTATAGCAGAAAAATTTATGAGTGAAAACAAAGGGGCAAGAATAGCAGTAACTGGTGGAGGATCAGGAGTGGGAATATCAGCCTTGATAAACAAAACTACTGATATAGCAATGGCATCAAGAAATATTAAAGCTAAAGAAATTGAACAAGCTAAAGCTAAAGGAATAAATGTAGATGAAATTGTAGTTGGATTTGATGGAATTACAATAATAGCTAATAAATCTAATCCAATAAAAGATATTGATGATAAAACTCTAGGTAAAGTATTCAGAGGAGAAATTACTAACTGGAAGGAATTAGGTGGAGATGATGCAGAAATAGTTGTTTTATCAAGAGATTCTTCATCAGGAACACATGAATTCTTTAAAGAACACATAATCAGAGAAGGAAATTCTAAAGGAACTCAAGAATATGGTGCTAAAACTCTATATATGCCATCTAATGAGGCTATAAAACAGGAAATAAAAGCAAATAAATATGCCATTGGATATATTGGTATGGGATATATGGATTCATCAGTAGAAGCTGTAACAGTAGATGGTATAGCAGCTACTCCTGAGAATGTATTAAATAAATCATATCCAATAGCTAGAGAAGTTTTCTGGTATGCTGATAATGCCAGAGAAGGTGTTGTTAAAGATTTAGTTGATTATGCAGTATCTCCAAAAGGACAAGAAATAATCAAAAATGAAGGATTTGTACCTGTAAAATAG
- the pstC gene encoding phosphate ABC transporter permease subunit PstC has product MFSIRKVKDSSMKHALFGIGVSNIVIIFLIFLFIFLNGIKFFKHYPLSEFLFGTRWISLSEFYGLLPLLAGSFWVTLVALLISIPVGISTAVYISEYASPKARSILKVTIETMSAIPSVVLGFIGLYVLSGPIKNLFNLNSGLTALTGGIMLAFMAIPTIVSIADDSLNALDKSYKEASLALGANKIETIFNILLPAAFPGIFAGIMLGFGRIIGETLTVLMITGNSPILALSPLSPVRTLTATIAAEMGEVVQGSTHYYALFAIGIILFLISFITNSVADNFIQKSRKMN; this is encoded by the coding sequence ATGTTTTCCATAAGAAAGGTCAAAGATTCAAGTATGAAACATGCTTTATTTGGTATTGGAGTTTCAAATATTGTAATCATATTCCTTATTTTTCTTTTCATATTTTTAAACGGAATAAAGTTTTTTAAACATTATCCTTTATCAGAGTTTCTCTTTGGTACAAGATGGATATCACTTTCAGAATTTTATGGATTGCTTCCATTACTGGCAGGATCTTTCTGGGTAACACTTGTAGCATTACTGATTTCTATTCCAGTAGGTATCTCTACAGCAGTTTATATATCAGAATATGCCTCTCCTAAAGCAAGAAGTATATTGAAAGTTACCATTGAAACAATGTCAGCAATCCCATCAGTTGTTCTTGGTTTTATAGGCTTATATGTTCTTTCTGGACCTATAAAGAATCTTTTTAATCTAAACAGTGGACTGACAGCTCTAACAGGAGGAATAATGCTGGCATTTATGGCAATTCCCACTATAGTAAGTATTGCAGATGATTCATTAAATGCACTTGATAAATCATATAAAGAAGCATCTCTTGCTCTTGGAGCAAATAAAATTGAAACTATATTTAATATTCTTCTTCCAGCTGCTTTTCCTGGTATATTTGCTGGAATAATGTTAGGATTTGGAAGAATAATTGGGGAAACTCTCACAGTTTTAATGATTACTGGAAATTCTCCAATACTTGCACTTTCTCCACTTTCTCCAGTAAGAACTCTTACAGCTACTATTGCAGCAGAAATGGGAGAAGTAGTTCAAGGAAGTACACATTACTATGCCTTATTTGCAATAGGTATCATCTTATTTCTTATAAGTTTCATTACTAACAGTGTTGCAGATAATTTTATACAAAAATCTAGAAAAATGAATTAA
- the pstA gene encoding phosphate ABC transporter permease PstA, whose amino-acid sequence MLIIKKRGEKIFENVIKAIGIISILPVFLIIGYIVYKGLPAISWEFLTEMPKNGMREGGIFPAIIGTIYLTIGTIVVSVPFGIFTGIYLVEYAKDNLLTRIINLTIINLAGIPSIIYGLFGMALFVIFLGLDVSIISGSLTLGIMCLPVIITSTRESLLAIPNHLREASLALGATKWETITKVVLPAALPGILTGVILSISRAAGETAPIMFTAVAFYLPFLPETPWDQVMALPYHLYVISTQVPNMPASYMNGTLFVLVAITISFNLIGAVIRQRFNNK is encoded by the coding sequence ATGCTCATAATAAAAAAAAGAGGAGAAAAAATATTTGAAAATGTAATAAAAGCTATTGGAATAATTTCTATACTCCCTGTATTCTTAATCATTGGATACATTGTGTATAAAGGTCTTCCTGCTATTTCATGGGAATTTCTTACTGAAATGCCTAAAAATGGAATGAGAGAAGGTGGAATATTTCCTGCTATTATAGGTACAATCTATTTAACTATTGGTACTATCGTTGTATCTGTTCCCTTTGGAATATTTACTGGAATATATCTGGTAGAGTACGCAAAAGATAATCTTCTCACAAGAATAATAAATCTTACTATTATTAATCTTGCTGGAATACCTAGTATAATATATGGACTTTTCGGAATGGCTCTTTTCGTAATATTTCTAGGACTTGATGTTTCAATTATATCTGGTTCTCTTACCTTGGGAATCATGTGTCTTCCAGTAATTATTACTTCTACTAGAGAATCATTACTGGCTATACCTAATCATTTGAGAGAAGCCTCTCTAGCCCTTGGTGCTACAAAATGGGAAACTATCACTAAAGTAGTTCTTCCTGCTGCACTTCCAGGAATTCTTACTGGAGTTATCTTAAGTATATCAAGAGCTGCTGGTGAAACAGCTCCTATAATGTTTACTGCAGTAGCATTTTATCTTCCATTCCTTCCAGAAACTCCTTGGGATCAGGTAATGGCTCTGCCTTATCACTTATATGTAATATCTACACAAGTTCCTAATATGCCAGCAAGTTATATGAACGGTACTCTTTTTGTTCTTGTGGCAATAACTATCAGCTTTAATTTAATTGGAGCTGTAATCAGACAAAGATTTAATAATAAATAA
- the pstB gene encoding phosphate ABC transporter ATP-binding protein PstB, with amino-acid sequence MSNEDIRILVKDFNFYYGSFQALKNINMEIKRNKVTALIGPSGCGKSTFLRSINRMNDLITGTKYEGEILFDGKNIFDKDYDIVELRKKIGMVFQKPNPFPKTIYENLVYAPKLHGEKDKDKLEEIVESSLKSVALWNEVKDKLHQSSLGLSGGQQQRLCIARAISVSPEILLMDEPTSALDPISTAKIEELIRQLEKQYSIIIVTHNMQQASRISEYTGFFYQGVLEEFDNTEIIFTAPNNKKTEDYITGKFG; translated from the coding sequence ATGAGTAATGAAGATATCAGAATACTGGTAAAAGATTTCAATTTCTATTATGGCAGTTTTCAGGCTCTGAAAAATATAAATATGGAAATCAAAAGAAATAAAGTAACTGCTCTTATAGGACCATCAGGATGTGGTAAGTCAACTTTTTTAAGATCAATAAACAGAATGAACGACCTTATCACTGGAACAAAATATGAAGGTGAAATACTATTTGATGGAAAAAATATTTTTGATAAAGACTATGATATAGTTGAACTTAGAAAAAAAATTGGAATGGTTTTTCAAAAACCAAATCCTTTCCCTAAAACAATATATGAAAATCTTGTATATGCTCCTAAACTTCATGGAGAAAAGGATAAAGATAAACTTGAAGAAATAGTTGAAAGTTCTTTAAAGTCTGTTGCCTTATGGAACGAGGTAAAGGATAAACTTCATCAGTCATCTCTTGGACTTTCTGGAGGACAGCAGCAGAGGTTATGTATAGCCAGGGCTATATCAGTAAGTCCTGAAATACTTTTGATGGATGAGCCTACATCAGCTCTCGACCCAATTTCAACAGCTAAAATAGAAGAGCTTATTAGACAGCTTGAAAAGCAATACAGCATAATTATTGTTACACACAATATGCAGCAGGCTTCCAGAATATCTGAGTATACAGGATTCTTTTATCAGGGAGTATTAGAAGAATTTGATAATACAGAAATAATATTTACAGCTCCAAATAATAAAAAAACAGAAGATTATATTACAGGAAAATTTGGATAA
- a CDS encoding phosphate signaling complex PhoU family protein, whose product MKNLQESLEGLNQHYLELLKNLNRVLDVNIEMLYNQKLDSALYGECVVVEDVINAFEVKLKEDSIISIARFQPAAGNLRLLIMLINSARLLERMGDLLKANFKIIKDIEKTSPQISKYLKETLYPMVLKIKAIYETYISAFINSDEKALYLLLTQDEEIDEMAEKNMKTLIDLMKTSPDNVEGGTYLVLLNKKYERFSDHVMHLAVDLVYILKGENLRKLELLEEKKIKK is encoded by the coding sequence ATGAAAAATCTGCAAGAAAGTCTTGAAGGACTTAACCAGCATTATTTAGAACTTTTAAAAAATCTCAATAGAGTATTAGATGTGAATATTGAGATGCTGTATAACCAAAAATTAGATTCTGCTCTATATGGTGAATGTGTAGTTGTAGAAGATGTTATAAATGCTTTTGAAGTAAAACTGAAAGAGGACTCTATTATATCAATAGCCAGATTCCAGCCAGCAGCAGGAAATTTAAGACTGCTTATTATGCTTATTAACAGTGCACGTCTTTTAGAGAGAATGGGAGATCTTCTTAAAGCTAATTTTAAGATAATAAAAGATATTGAAAAAACTTCTCCTCAGATATCAAAATACCTGAAAGAAACTCTTTACCCTATGGTATTAAAAATAAAAGCTATCTATGAAACTTATATTTCTGCTTTTATAAACAGTGATGAAAAAGCTCTCTATCTACTTCTTACACAAGATGAAGAGATAGATGAAATGGCTGAAAAAAATATGAAAACTCTTATTGATTTGATGAAAACATCTCCTGACAATGTTGAAGGAGGAACTTATTTAGTTCTTTTAAACAAAAAATATGAAAGATTCTCAGATCATGTTATGCATCTGGCTGTTGACCTAGTATATATTTTAAAAGGAGAAAACCTCAGAAAGCTGGAACTTCTAGAAGAAAAGAAAATAAAAAAATAA